The proteins below are encoded in one region of Planctopirus limnophila DSM 3776:
- the carB gene encoding carbamoyl-phosphate synthase large subunit produces the protein MPRRDDLKKILIIGSGPIVIGQACEFDYSGTQACKALRECGYEVVLVNSNPATIMTDPNTADSTYIEPIHWQYVAKIIENERPDAILPTLGGQTGLNTGMELFRRGILEKYNCEMIGARADVIEKAEDRQLFKEAMQKIGLDVCRSRIVNSMEEARDVLKEIGLPIIIRASFTLGGMGGGIAYNREEFEEKVRKGIELSPINEVLLEESIIGWKEYEMEVMRDKADNVVIICSIENLDPMGVHTGDSITVAPAQTLTDREYQRMRDATIAVMREIGVETGGSNVQFAIHPQTGRMVVVEMNPRVSRSSALASKATGFPIAKIAAKLAVGFTLDEIPNDITRETLACFEPTIDYVVTKVPRWTFEKFPEADPELTVQMKSVGETMAIGRTFKESLQKALRGLEIGHFGLGGGKKDLWDSDHRPTIEEIEGKLATPNDMRIFYLRYAMKAGLSNSEIHDLTKIDPWFLENIRDIVRMEDRLRCHERLDQVSDELLREVKRYGFSDKQIGDWLDVSDMEVRRERKRRGILPTFKQVDTCAAEFEAYTPYYYSTYESEDEAPGPRTDGRQRVIILGGGPNRIGQGIEFDYCCCQASFALRELGIESVMVNSNPETVSTDYDTSDLLFFEPLTTEDVLNICDRLQPDGVIVQFGGQTPLNLARGLEQAGVKIIGTSPSMIDAAEDREIFKGILDKLGLHQPPNGMATDAARAVQIASEIGYPVLVRPSFVLGGRAMQICYDERMVREYMTEAVNVSPDRPVLIDKFLEDAVEVDVDAISDGEITVVGGVMEHIEEAGVHSGDSACVLPPYSLPDAIVDEIKTATYALAKELQVRGLMNIQFAVKHQGGEPVVYVLEVNPRASRTSPFVSKATNVPLPKLAAKIMVGKTLKELGFTKEVVPPYVSVKESVFPFTRFAGVDIILGPEMKSTGEVMGIDSTFPAAYARSQLGAGNKLPSSGAVFISLAGRHKEHIISSARRLIDMGFKILATSGTSRVLREAGIEVETVRKLQEGRPNLLDYMANNQVQLVFNTPSGKGARSDEGRIRAAAVMNGIPCVTTLPGCIAVVQALESIQESPEPSVTSLQQWIAQLPASKA, from the coding sequence GTGCCCCGCCGCGACGACCTCAAGAAGATACTCATTATTGGTTCGGGCCCTATTGTCATCGGGCAGGCATGTGAATTCGATTATTCAGGGACTCAGGCCTGCAAAGCCTTGCGCGAGTGTGGATACGAGGTGGTCCTCGTCAATTCCAACCCCGCCACAATCATGACGGACCCGAATACGGCTGATTCCACCTACATCGAGCCGATTCACTGGCAGTATGTCGCGAAAATCATCGAGAACGAACGTCCCGATGCGATCTTGCCGACGCTGGGCGGTCAGACGGGTCTGAATACCGGTATGGAACTGTTTCGCCGGGGCATTCTCGAAAAATACAACTGCGAGATGATTGGGGCTCGCGCGGACGTCATTGAAAAGGCCGAAGATCGCCAACTCTTCAAGGAAGCGATGCAGAAGATCGGGCTCGATGTCTGTCGCAGCCGGATCGTCAACTCGATGGAAGAGGCCCGCGACGTTCTCAAAGAAATCGGCCTCCCCATTATCATTCGCGCCAGTTTTACTCTCGGCGGCATGGGTGGTGGTATCGCTTACAATCGCGAAGAATTCGAAGAGAAGGTTCGCAAAGGGATTGAACTCTCTCCGATCAATGAAGTCCTCCTTGAGGAATCGATCATTGGCTGGAAAGAGTACGAGATGGAAGTGATGCGGGATAAGGCCGACAACGTCGTCATTATCTGCTCCATCGAGAACCTCGACCCGATGGGTGTGCATACCGGCGATTCGATCACCGTCGCACCTGCTCAGACACTGACCGACCGTGAATATCAGCGCATGCGTGATGCCACGATTGCCGTCATGCGGGAAATTGGCGTGGAGACCGGTGGCTCGAATGTCCAGTTCGCCATTCATCCACAGACCGGCCGTATGGTCGTGGTGGAAATGAATCCGCGCGTCAGTCGCTCCAGTGCACTGGCTTCGAAGGCGACGGGTTTCCCGATTGCCAAAATTGCTGCGAAGCTCGCCGTCGGCTTCACACTTGATGAAATCCCCAATGACATTACCCGGGAAACGCTCGCCTGCTTTGAACCGACGATTGATTATGTCGTCACCAAGGTTCCCCGCTGGACATTCGAAAAATTTCCCGAAGCCGATCCTGAACTCACCGTGCAGATGAAGTCAGTCGGCGAAACGATGGCCATTGGCCGTACTTTCAAAGAATCACTGCAGAAGGCGCTGCGCGGGCTGGAAATTGGCCACTTCGGCTTAGGTGGCGGCAAGAAAGATCTTTGGGATTCCGATCACCGCCCCACTATCGAAGAGATCGAAGGCAAGCTCGCCACTCCCAACGACATGCGGATCTTTTATCTCCGTTATGCGATGAAGGCCGGTCTGAGCAACTCCGAAATCCACGATCTCACCAAGATCGACCCATGGTTTCTTGAAAACATTCGCGACATTGTCCGGATGGAAGACCGCCTGCGCTGTCATGAGCGACTTGACCAGGTCAGTGATGAACTGCTGCGAGAAGTCAAACGCTACGGCTTCTCCGACAAGCAGATTGGCGACTGGCTCGATGTCTCGGATATGGAAGTCCGGCGCGAACGCAAGCGGCGGGGCATTCTTCCCACGTTTAAGCAGGTCGATACCTGTGCTGCGGAATTCGAAGCTTATACGCCTTATTACTACTCGACCTACGAATCGGAAGACGAAGCCCCGGGCCCCCGCACCGATGGTCGTCAGCGAGTCATCATTTTAGGTGGCGGCCCGAACCGGATTGGCCAGGGGATCGAATTCGATTACTGCTGCTGCCAGGCCTCGTTCGCACTTCGCGAACTGGGTATTGAATCGGTTATGGTCAATTCCAATCCGGAAACGGTCTCGACTGATTATGACACTTCCGATCTGCTCTTCTTTGAACCACTCACGACGGAAGACGTGCTGAATATTTGCGATCGCCTTCAGCCCGATGGCGTGATTGTTCAATTCGGTGGGCAGACACCCCTCAACCTGGCCCGTGGTCTTGAACAAGCGGGCGTGAAGATCATCGGCACAAGTCCCTCAATGATTGATGCCGCGGAAGATCGCGAGATCTTCAAGGGAATTCTCGACAAGCTGGGATTGCACCAGCCACCCAACGGCATGGCGACCGATGCCGCTCGCGCTGTGCAGATTGCCAGTGAAATTGGTTATCCCGTCCTCGTCCGCCCCAGCTTTGTGCTGGGTGGCCGGGCCATGCAGATCTGTTACGACGAGCGCATGGTGCGCGAATACATGACAGAAGCCGTCAATGTTTCACCCGATCGTCCAGTGCTCATCGATAAGTTCCTCGAAGACGCGGTCGAAGTCGATGTCGATGCCATTTCTGATGGTGAAATCACAGTGGTGGGCGGGGTCATGGAGCATATCGAAGAAGCGGGCGTTCACTCAGGCGATTCGGCCTGTGTGCTGCCGCCTTATTCCCTCCCCGACGCCATTGTCGATGAAATCAAAACGGCCACTTATGCACTGGCCAAAGAGCTGCAGGTACGCGGCCTGATGAATATCCAGTTCGCCGTCAAACACCAGGGTGGCGAGCCCGTCGTCTATGTTCTTGAAGTCAATCCGCGGGCGAGCCGCACCTCGCCTTTCGTGAGCAAAGCCACGAACGTCCCCTTGCCGAAGCTGGCAGCCAAGATCATGGTTGGCAAAACCTTGAAGGAGCTGGGCTTCACTAAGGAGGTTGTGCCGCCTTACGTTTCGGTCAAAGAGAGCGTCTTCCCGTTCACTCGCTTTGCTGGTGTCGATATCATCCTCGGGCCCGAGATGAAATCGACCGGCGAAGTCATGGGCATCGACTCGACATTCCCAGCTGCTTATGCCCGGTCTCAACTGGGTGCCGGGAATAAGCTCCCTTCGAGCGGAGCCGTCTTTATCAGTCTCGCCGGCCGACACAAAGAGCACATCATCAGCAGTGCCCGGCGGCTGATTGATATGGGCTTCAAGATTCTGGCAACCTCAGGGACTTCGCGTGTTCTGCGCGAAGCAGGGATCGAAGTCGAGACAGTTCGTAAATTGCAGGAAGGTCGCCCGAACCTGCTCGATTACATGGCGAATAACCAGGTTCAACTTGTCTTTAATACACCCAGTGGAAAGGGTGCCCGTTCTGACGAAGGCCGCATTCGTGCTGCCGCTGTCATGAATGGCATCCCCTGCGTCACCACGCTGCCCGGTTGTATTGCCGTGGTGCAGGCCCTGGAATCGATTCAGGAATCGCCTGAACCGAGCGTGACTTCATTGCAGCAGTGGATTGCTCAGTTGCCTGCCAGCAAAGCGTAA
- a CDS encoding DUF1501 domain-containing protein: MTHCLNFQSSPTNRREYLSQLACGFGGVALAGLAAERGYADVAGAPVLPATHHAPKAKNIIFLYMDGGPSQMDLFDPKPRLTKEHGEPMKMKVQATQFDNNGKIMKSPWEFTQHGESGLPFSSLIPHIASKADDLCVIRSMTSAFSEHTNANYFLHTGHGLQGRPSMGAWVSYGLGTECQNLPGFLVLNGGLIPPGGVDCFHNGFLPATHQGSILKSQKMPISDLEPAPGPLAAQKRKLDLLKQLDQAASNRAGRPDALESAIANYELAFRMQTTVPQLVDLATESEATQKLYGLDSDFAPTRVYARQCLLARRLVESGVRFIELTCPGVGVDRWDQHGGLKNGHELNCKAVDQPIAALLTDLKSRGLLDQTLVVFAGEFGRTPQAQGADGRDHNPFGYTVWMAGGGVKGGMSYGQTDEYGYYAIDKKLEIHDLHATMLWLMGIDHTRLTVRFGGRDMRLTDVFGHVVHDVIA; the protein is encoded by the coding sequence ATGACACATTGCTTGAATTTTCAGTCATCTCCCACAAATCGCCGTGAATATCTGTCGCAATTGGCCTGTGGTTTTGGTGGCGTGGCACTGGCGGGCCTGGCTGCAGAACGAGGCTATGCTGATGTTGCCGGCGCACCGGTTCTGCCTGCGACTCATCATGCCCCCAAAGCAAAAAACATCATCTTTCTGTATATGGATGGTGGCCCATCTCAGATGGATCTGTTCGATCCCAAGCCCAGGCTCACCAAAGAGCATGGCGAACCCATGAAGATGAAAGTTCAGGCCACGCAATTCGATAACAACGGCAAGATCATGAAGTCGCCTTGGGAGTTCACTCAGCATGGCGAAAGTGGCTTACCTTTCAGTTCGCTGATTCCTCACATTGCCTCGAAGGCCGACGATCTGTGTGTCATCCGCTCGATGACCTCCGCCTTCTCTGAACATACCAATGCCAATTACTTTCTCCATACAGGCCACGGACTGCAGGGCCGTCCCAGCATGGGTGCCTGGGTTTCGTATGGCCTGGGAACAGAATGCCAGAACCTGCCAGGATTTCTCGTACTCAATGGCGGCCTCATCCCTCCCGGTGGTGTCGATTGCTTCCACAATGGCTTTTTGCCGGCCACCCATCAGGGGTCAATTCTTAAATCACAAAAGATGCCCATCTCGGATCTGGAACCTGCTCCCGGGCCACTTGCAGCACAAAAAAGAAAGCTCGATCTGCTCAAGCAACTCGACCAGGCCGCTTCCAATCGCGCAGGGAGGCCAGATGCTCTCGAATCGGCCATTGCCAACTACGAACTGGCCTTTCGCATGCAAACCACTGTTCCTCAACTGGTGGATCTGGCCACCGAATCGGAAGCCACTCAAAAACTTTATGGTCTCGATTCCGATTTTGCTCCAACGCGCGTTTATGCAAGGCAATGTCTTCTGGCCCGCAGGCTCGTCGAATCAGGTGTGCGATTTATCGAACTGACTTGCCCCGGCGTGGGTGTCGATCGCTGGGATCAGCATGGTGGTCTCAAAAATGGTCACGAATTGAACTGTAAAGCGGTTGATCAACCGATTGCAGCTCTCCTGACGGATCTGAAAAGTCGTGGCCTTCTTGACCAGACTCTGGTTGTCTTCGCCGGTGAGTTTGGCAGAACTCCTCAGGCCCAGGGTGCCGACGGCCGTGATCACAATCCCTTTGGCTACACCGTCTGGATGGCTGGCGGTGGTGTGAAGGGAGGCATGAGCTATGGCCAGACTGATGAATATGGCTATTACGCCATCGACAAAAAACTGGAGATTCATGACCTGCATGCCACCATGCTCTGGCTCATGGGAATTGACCATACGAGGTTAACGGTTCGTTTTGGTGGGCGGGACATGCGGCTGACCGATGTCTTTGGACATGTGGTTCACGATGTGATTGCCTGA
- a CDS encoding ArnT family glycosyltransferase, translated as MSRKRSGSQKPPPPAASHSSSLEAPHTPDLSRTVRWVIACLWLVLATIFFYWTGLPNNGNVSRLDYWSLVPFQLMDLVDPEFESRLPHGFFYLFERIGYSLVSAALIIGSAGWGWLLILGSSRLFKADVFAKQESINQVTLANNESRFQTGNLLFFSGALGLATTSTFVLIVGLMGQLSTILLVAWLVVGSAGTFVGLAQPALRLGQLAWLSIANAWHSRDLWTLLGWVSALLFLWTIWLGGLSPTTDFDVKEYHLGGPKEYFLKGHIEFLPHNVYTSFPFLTEMLSLAAMVLMNDWLAGSYVATLTLAFFGPLTALGLWSLCEKWFPQAALLSAWIWITIPWTYRLSTIAYVEEAFSCYLLAAFLAAIYGRSLNLPEVSHSASSAAHANFWWWISGLSAGAAFGCKYPALLFVVIPIGLATIIRFPRFHKTDSSASENPSARSRSTWWVWPLVFSAGVLVFAGPWLIKNFWQTGNPVYPLLYSVFGGLDWNAALNEKWRRGHAPPHYSPLSFVTDVYDILARSDWQSGLILLGLPLCWILPAARKKNHEQPEDSPGVLLLALLFLAWFYATWWLFTHRIDRFWAPMLPLLCLISAAGLTRFSQSVPHAVRQSLMVLLGASAVFNFSINTGPVGNYNSWLTKLSAASDFTARTTCPEIAAINQAIEEGALPQDIRVLMVGEAEIFDARFDLRYNTVFDVCLLEEWCTHPDGQWRTADEIRARLAQAGITHLFVNWREILRYRTSYGYTDFANPRSIEKLQQMQLIGDPLRWPEGIGERNADDLSVTDRQLIENWAPQLIQGLGSNQKLITAQLFPVMTRPIEAK; from the coding sequence ATGAGTCGAAAACGCTCAGGTTCACAAAAACCTCCTCCTCCGGCTGCTTCACACTCATCGAGTCTTGAAGCTCCACACACACCAGACTTATCTCGAACAGTTCGCTGGGTAATCGCCTGTCTCTGGCTGGTGTTGGCAACCATTTTCTTCTACTGGACGGGTTTGCCGAACAATGGCAACGTTTCCCGGCTCGATTACTGGTCGCTGGTCCCTTTCCAACTGATGGATCTCGTCGATCCCGAGTTTGAATCACGATTGCCACATGGATTCTTCTATCTGTTTGAACGCATCGGCTACTCGCTGGTTTCTGCGGCTCTCATCATTGGTTCGGCTGGCTGGGGCTGGCTGCTGATCCTGGGATCGAGTCGTCTATTCAAAGCGGATGTCTTTGCAAAGCAGGAATCGATCAATCAGGTAACCCTTGCGAATAACGAAAGTCGCTTTCAAACGGGGAATCTGCTGTTCTTCTCCGGCGCTCTGGGGCTCGCCACGACTTCGACTTTCGTGCTGATTGTGGGGCTGATGGGGCAGTTATCGACCATCCTGCTGGTGGCCTGGCTGGTCGTCGGAAGTGCCGGTACCTTCGTGGGTTTAGCTCAGCCCGCACTTCGGTTAGGCCAACTGGCGTGGTTATCGATCGCTAATGCCTGGCATTCCCGCGATCTCTGGACGCTGTTGGGTTGGGTCTCGGCACTGCTATTTCTATGGACGATCTGGCTGGGTGGCTTATCGCCCACCACCGACTTTGATGTGAAGGAGTATCATCTCGGCGGGCCCAAAGAATACTTCCTCAAGGGTCACATCGAGTTCTTGCCACATAACGTCTACACAAGTTTTCCGTTTCTTACCGAGATGCTGTCACTGGCCGCCATGGTGTTGATGAATGACTGGCTGGCAGGAAGCTATGTCGCCACACTCACGCTCGCTTTCTTCGGACCGCTGACGGCTCTGGGATTATGGTCTCTTTGTGAGAAGTGGTTTCCGCAGGCCGCTCTTCTATCAGCCTGGATCTGGATCACGATTCCCTGGACGTACCGGCTATCGACCATTGCCTATGTCGAAGAAGCCTTTTCGTGCTATCTGCTCGCTGCTTTCCTTGCTGCTATCTATGGACGATCCTTGAATCTCCCGGAAGTGAGTCATTCCGCATCATCAGCAGCGCATGCCAATTTCTGGTGGTGGATCTCCGGGTTGTCTGCCGGTGCTGCTTTTGGCTGCAAATACCCGGCACTCCTCTTCGTGGTCATCCCCATCGGCCTGGCAACGATCATTCGGTTTCCACGTTTCCATAAGACCGACAGCTCTGCGAGTGAAAATCCATCAGCCAGGTCACGCAGCACATGGTGGGTCTGGCCACTGGTCTTTTCTGCCGGCGTGCTCGTCTTTGCTGGCCCCTGGCTGATTAAAAACTTCTGGCAAACCGGGAACCCCGTTTATCCCCTGCTCTACTCTGTCTTTGGTGGCCTCGACTGGAATGCGGCACTCAATGAAAAATGGAGGCGTGGGCATGCCCCACCCCATTATTCGCCCCTTTCGTTTGTTACCGATGTTTACGACATCCTGGCCCGCAGTGATTGGCAAAGTGGCCTCATTCTGCTGGGCTTACCTCTCTGCTGGATTTTGCCTGCCGCTCGCAAAAAAAATCATGAACAACCCGAGGATTCCCCAGGCGTTCTCCTCCTGGCTCTCTTGTTTCTGGCATGGTTCTATGCCACCTGGTGGTTGTTCACACACCGGATTGACCGCTTCTGGGCACCAATGCTCCCTCTGCTCTGCCTGATCTCGGCTGCAGGGCTAACGCGCTTTTCTCAGAGTGTCCCCCATGCAGTCAGGCAATCCCTGATGGTCCTGCTAGGGGCATCGGCAGTCTTCAATTTCTCGATCAACACCGGCCCCGTCGGTAACTACAACTCATGGCTGACCAAACTCTCTGCGGCCAGCGATTTCACTGCGAGAACCACTTGCCCCGAGATCGCCGCCATCAATCAGGCTATTGAGGAGGGTGCACTTCCCCAAGACATTCGCGTCCTCATGGTCGGAGAGGCAGAAATCTTCGATGCACGTTTCGATTTGAGATACAACACCGTCTTCGATGTATGTTTACTGGAAGAGTGGTGTACTCACCCAGACGGCCAGTGGCGTACCGCCGATGAGATTCGGGCGCGCCTGGCACAAGCAGGCATTACCCATCTCTTCGTCAATTGGCGGGAAATTCTGCGTTATCGAACGAGCTATGGCTACACCGACTTTGCGAATCCCAGGAGCATCGAAAAGCTCCAGCAGATGCAGCTGATTGGCGATCCGCTTCGATGGCCCGAAGGGATTGGTGAACGAAATGCCGACGATCTTTCCGTTACAGACCGTCAACTGATTGAAAACTGGGCACCGCAATTGATTCAAGGCCTCGGTTCCAATCAGAAGCTGATTACGGCACAACTCTTTCCAGTCATGACACGGCCCATCGAGGCGAAGTGA
- a CDS encoding GNAT family N-acetyltransferase, whose amino-acid sequence MHGTDELDFFVLSQPHFDRHGLILAFVDGQPAGFVHAGFGVGSNRASVDSTTGVICALVVHPAFRGRGIGRALVQQAEGYLLSHGAQVLLAGPADPFNPYWSGLYGGSEASGFLESDVLAKPFFTSLGYRPQSMIGVFQRVIGQRDPINVRLMRVRRSTELRLLDDPVPRDFWTLTNRGRLETARLGLVLKKQDLPVGWVTICGLDMYSSKWQQRAIGLHGIHVAPEHRRQGYGQALLCDVSKQLKDDQVDLMEAHANMEDPAAMAVLISSGFQLIDTGIVYRKA is encoded by the coding sequence ATGCACGGAACGGACGAGCTCGACTTTTTCGTGCTCTCGCAGCCTCACTTTGACCGGCATGGCTTGATCCTGGCGTTTGTGGATGGTCAGCCGGCTGGCTTTGTCCATGCCGGATTTGGTGTCGGCAGCAATCGCGCCTCGGTCGATTCGACGACAGGTGTGATCTGTGCTCTGGTCGTTCACCCGGCTTTTCGTGGGCGCGGCATTGGACGAGCATTGGTTCAACAGGCGGAAGGTTATCTTCTCTCGCATGGTGCCCAGGTTTTACTGGCCGGGCCGGCAGACCCTTTCAATCCTTACTGGAGTGGTCTGTATGGCGGCAGCGAAGCCTCTGGATTTCTGGAATCAGATGTTCTCGCGAAGCCGTTCTTTACATCCCTCGGTTATCGTCCGCAGAGCATGATCGGGGTGTTCCAGCGAGTAATTGGTCAGCGAGATCCAATCAATGTGCGGCTGATGCGTGTCCGCCGATCGACGGAATTGCGATTGCTGGATGATCCTGTCCCGCGCGACTTCTGGACGCTTACCAATCGAGGTCGTCTCGAAACGGCCAGGCTGGGACTGGTCCTCAAAAAACAGGATCTACCCGTCGGCTGGGTGACCATCTGTGGGCTCGATATGTATTCGAGCAAATGGCAACAGCGGGCGATTGGTCTGCATGGGATTCATGTGGCTCCTGAACATCGCCGGCAAGGCTATGGACAGGCTCTGTTATGCGATGTCAGCAAACAACTCAAAGATGACCAGGTCGACCTGATGGAGGCTCACGCCAACATGGAAGACCCGGCTGCGATGGCTGTGCTGATTTCGAGTGGCTTTCAGTTAATTGATACGGGAATCGTCTATCGCAAAGCCTGA
- a CDS encoding transketolase family protein: protein MTIGQAAGLKLGKAVRDAFGTALKELGNEFPTVVTVDGDVGNSTRTEVFAKAFPERGFNVGIAESNMVGVAAGLAAAGKIPVVSSFAAFLTCNAYDQIRMCVAYPHLNVKMVGSHAGISIGEDGASQMAIEDIALMSALPGVAVVVPADAPSTKHLVKGMLEHHGPVYLRCGRIDVPEIYGPDSVLTIGKANQLRDGKNLTIIANGLMVGIALDAAVALEAKGITARVLDLHTVSPIDQEAIVKAVKETGRLVVAEEHLPHGGVGSAVASVTAQLAPCPIEFVNIGNTYAESGDPEGLLKKYGLTAEAIVAAAEKVCSR, encoded by the coding sequence ATGACAATCGGACAAGCAGCCGGTCTGAAGCTGGGCAAGGCCGTACGTGATGCGTTCGGAACCGCGCTGAAAGAACTGGGCAATGAATTTCCCACTGTCGTGACTGTCGATGGCGACGTGGGTAACTCCACACGCACGGAAGTCTTTGCCAAAGCCTTCCCTGAGCGTGGATTTAACGTGGGTATTGCCGAGAGCAATATGGTGGGCGTGGCGGCTGGTCTGGCTGCTGCGGGTAAGATTCCTGTGGTTTCCAGCTTTGCTGCCTTCCTGACTTGCAATGCCTACGACCAGATTCGCATGTGCGTGGCTTACCCGCATCTGAATGTCAAGATGGTGGGTTCTCACGCCGGGATTTCAATTGGTGAAGACGGTGCCTCGCAAATGGCCATTGAAGACATTGCTTTGATGTCGGCATTGCCAGGCGTGGCGGTTGTCGTCCCTGCCGATGCACCCAGTACGAAACACCTTGTGAAAGGAATGCTGGAGCATCATGGGCCGGTCTATTTGCGTTGTGGCCGAATTGATGTGCCTGAAATTTATGGCCCGGATTCAGTGCTGACAATTGGCAAAGCCAATCAGCTGCGCGATGGGAAGAACCTCACCATTATTGCCAATGGCCTGATGGTAGGTATTGCTCTCGATGCGGCTGTCGCCCTCGAAGCCAAGGGAATCACGGCTCGAGTGCTCGATCTCCACACTGTTTCACCAATCGACCAGGAAGCGATCGTGAAGGCAGTCAAAGAAACAGGTCGCCTCGTGGTGGCTGAAGAACATCTGCCGCACGGTGGTGTGGGTTCGGCTGTGGCTTCAGTCACTGCCCAGTTGGCACCTTGCCCGATTGAGTTCGTCAACATCGGCAACACATATGCCGAGAGTGGCGATCCGGAAGGCCTGCTCAAGAAGTACGGTCTGACTGCCGAAGCGATTGTGGCAGCTGCTGAGAAGGTTTGCAGCCGCTAA
- a CDS encoding transketolase, whose product MAIFKPLSLDEMKAKTKVLRRHIVRMTTEAGSGHPSSSMSAVEMVTALFFGGFMQHDPAQPRWNNRDRFILSKGHAVPVLYAALAECGYFPVEELMTLRKLGSRLEGHPNMKRLDCIEASTGSLGQGLSVGIGHALACHMDGLSAHTYVMLGDGEMGEGQVWEALASAEKYKLANLTAIVDQNGYQQTGATKDVLKLTEFQPKIEAFGWHVQTINGNDIEQVIAALKIARSVKDRPTAIVSQTQKGFGILPILAPTGDLNYHGKPLSKELAEKALALLAD is encoded by the coding sequence GTGGCCATTTTCAAGCCGCTGTCGCTGGACGAGATGAAAGCCAAAACCAAGGTGCTGCGTCGACACATTGTCCGCATGACCACCGAAGCTGGCAGTGGCCATCCCAGCAGTAGTATGTCTGCCGTGGAGATGGTGACCGCGCTGTTTTTTGGCGGGTTTATGCAGCACGACCCTGCACAGCCTCGCTGGAATAACCGTGACCGCTTCATTCTCAGCAAGGGACATGCAGTTCCCGTGCTCTATGCCGCCTTGGCAGAATGTGGTTACTTCCCTGTCGAAGAACTGATGACACTCCGCAAGCTGGGCAGCCGGCTCGAAGGTCATCCCAATATGAAGCGACTCGATTGCATCGAAGCTTCGACGGGCTCGCTCGGGCAGGGGCTTTCCGTAGGCATTGGTCATGCACTGGCCTGCCACATGGATGGTCTTTCAGCTCATACCTACGTCATGCTGGGTGACGGAGAAATGGGCGAAGGCCAGGTTTGGGAAGCTCTCGCTTCTGCCGAGAAGTACAAGCTGGCGAACCTGACCGCGATCGTCGATCAGAACGGATATCAGCAGACGGGAGCCACCAAGGACGTTCTCAAGCTCACCGAGTTCCAGCCCAAAATCGAAGCTTTCGGCTGGCACGTTCAGACCATTAATGGCAACGATATCGAGCAGGTGATCGCCGCTCTGAAGATCGCCCGTTCCGTCAAAGATCGTCCGACGGCGATTGTCTCGCAGACACAGAAGGGCTTTGGCATTCTGCCGATCCTGGCCCCAACCGGCGATCTGAACTATCACGGCAAGCCGCTTTCCAAAGAGCTGGCCGAGAAGGCATTGGCCTTGCTGGCCGATTAG
- a CDS encoding carbon storage regulator, producing the protein MLVLSRKKLESIVIDEQIIITVVEIRGDKVRLGIEAPRDISIKRCELEDRHQSEPPVAGEAAVNGGQPVPDH; encoded by the coding sequence ATGTTGGTTCTCTCACGAAAAAAGCTTGAAAGCATTGTAATTGATGAGCAGATCATCATTACTGTGGTCGAGATTCGGGGAGACAAAGTCCGGCTGGGGATCGAGGCCCCCCGGGACATTTCCATCAAGCGCTGCGAACTCGAAGATCGCCATCAGTCTGAGCCTCCCGTCGCGGGTGAGGCTGCCGTCAATGGCGGCCAGCCAGTGCCCGATCATTAG